In Nissabacter sp. SGAir0207, the following proteins share a genomic window:
- a CDS encoding Gfo/Idh/MocA family protein: MTVKIGLIGLGMIGRDHLKRLHTVISGAQVTAVCDINRAAADAVAAEYGASAFYDAEEMIHSERVDAVFICSIGPVHQAQILAAFRAGKPVFCEKPLTPTANESRAIIEAEVKAGRRLLQLGFMRRFDPGYQALKQAIDGGELGEIMLIHCAHRNPSVPESYTLEMAVNDSATHEIDIVRYLLNENITSVRVDRPRKKTRRALPHLQDPLIIIFETESGVRIDDELFVNCHYGYDIRCEVVGENATAALTEQQVISTRSLHGNAQHIARSCMERFATAYDREVQCFVDSIRAGRALGGPSSWDGYVVALVCDAGLASLQDGEKHDVTIPERPAIYR, translated from the coding sequence ATGACGGTCAAAATAGGATTGATTGGGTTAGGCATGATTGGCCGCGACCACTTGAAGCGTCTGCACACGGTTATTTCGGGTGCGCAGGTGACGGCGGTATGCGATATCAACCGCGCCGCTGCCGATGCGGTCGCCGCTGAATATGGTGCCAGCGCGTTTTATGATGCAGAGGAGATGATTCATTCAGAACGGGTGGATGCCGTGTTTATCTGCTCCATTGGCCCGGTGCATCAGGCACAGATTCTGGCGGCGTTCAGGGCTGGCAAACCGGTGTTCTGCGAAAAGCCGCTGACGCCGACCGCCAATGAGTCCAGGGCGATCATTGAGGCGGAGGTGAAAGCGGGCAGGCGCCTGCTGCAACTCGGCTTTATGCGCCGCTTCGACCCCGGCTATCAGGCGCTGAAACAGGCGATCGACGGCGGCGAACTGGGCGAGATCATGCTGATCCACTGCGCGCACCGTAATCCCTCTGTGCCGGAGAGTTATACGCTGGAGATGGCGGTGAACGACTCCGCGACCCATGAAATCGACATTGTCCGTTACCTGCTCAACGAGAATATCACCTCGGTGCGGGTTGACCGGCCCCGCAAGAAGACCCGCCGGGCGCTGCCCCATTTGCAGGATCCGCTGATCATCATCTTTGAGACTGAATCTGGCGTGCGCATTGATGACGAGCTGTTCGTCAATTGCCACTACGGCTATGACATCCGCTGCGAAGTGGTCGGCGAGAACGCCACGGCGGCGCTGACCGAGCAGCAGGTGATCAGCACCCGCTCCCTGCATGGCAACGCGCAGCATATCGCGCGCTCCTGCATGGAACGTTTCGCCACCGCCTACGATCGTGAGGTGCAGTGCTTTGTCGATAGCATTCGCGCCGGCCGGGCGCTGGGCGGCCCCTCCTCCTGGGATGGCTACGTGGTGGCGCTGGTGTGCGACGCGGGGCTGGCCTCGTTGCAAGACGGTGAGAAGCATGACGTGACCATTCCAGAACGGCCCGCCATCTATCGCTGA
- a CDS encoding PTS sugar transporter subunit IIA produces MLKLTDDVLHLHCHAANKIEALHLAAAALEKAGCVQPGFLNGMLAREKSVSTYIGAGIAFPHCAKENLDQVIKTGFQVFQFPDGVSWGMGKVAFIVVAVAATQNAHIQVLADIATLLGDDVKTALLARASTKQEFIEHFERA; encoded by the coding sequence ATGCTGAAACTGACTGACGATGTACTGCACCTGCATTGCCACGCGGCGAACAAAATCGAGGCCCTCCATCTTGCCGCCGCCGCGCTGGAAAAAGCCGGGTGTGTCCAACCGGGCTTCCTTAACGGCATGTTGGCGCGTGAAAAAAGCGTCTCCACCTATATCGGTGCCGGGATTGCGTTTCCACATTGCGCCAAAGAGAACCTCGATCAGGTGATTAAAACCGGCTTTCAGGTGTTCCAATTTCCTGATGGCGTGAGCTGGGGCATGGGCAAGGTGGCCTTTATCGTGGTGGCCGTCGCGGCAACGCAGAATGCGCATATCCAGGTACTGGCGGATATCGCCACGTTACTGGGTGATGACGTCAAAACCGCGTTATTAGCCAGGGCCAGCACCAAACAAGAATTTATTGAGCATTTCGAGAGAGCTTAA
- a CDS encoding GNAT family N-acetyltransferase, whose translation MKVYDDHRTPPISWQQGAFSVTTDIAQLDIPAIHAYLTRSSWAEGIDIETVRMAVSNSLSFGLFEAGKQIGFARLATDFATFGYLCDVYVLEEYQQQGMGRWLVSCCQAHPLMARLRKIMLVTTTAPWLYQKFGYQPVNLENTVWQIARPDIYKQSGNT comes from the coding sequence CTGAAGGTTTATGATGACCACCGCACACCCCCTATTTCATGGCAACAAGGCGCTTTTAGCGTCACGACGGATATCGCACAGCTTGATATTCCGGCCATCCATGCTTACCTCACCCGCTCAAGCTGGGCGGAGGGCATCGACATTGAAACAGTGCGCATGGCGGTGTCGAACAGCCTGAGCTTTGGTTTGTTTGAGGCGGGTAAGCAGATTGGTTTTGCCCGTCTGGCGACGGATTTTGCCACCTTTGGTTATCTGTGTGACGTCTACGTGCTGGAAGAGTACCAGCAGCAGGGGATGGGGCGTTGGTTGGTCAGTTGCTGCCAGGCCCATCCGTTGATGGCCCGTCTGCGCAAAATCATGCTGGTCACCACCACCGCCCCCTGGTTATACCAGAAGTTTGGCTACCAGCCTGTCAACCTTGAGAACACTGTCTGGCAGATTGCCCGGCCGGATATCTACAAGCAGTCAGGCAACACCTGA
- a CDS encoding iron-containing redox enzyme family protein, which translates to MDYDNARPRLNCELTLHNDMLHANNEFGEFKFQELPVDSQSAYDILGQINGETTTRELINQWKAKIEPEDLVQLLDAMQEFGLVLKNNSAYMSGKAAMLEIEDEQHAWLHALLYKNPLWEALSQPAAVPKNVYLGMAIETYHLLAHGAVFDSPALSFQGARQTRKEMSEVFCEENGHYEIFLSALMAEGFTKEEIRNSVPLAETKGLINALAFWSANDPLFFFSCMEIIEGKDNEVDTVVNAMERSGKLSPEFVKKIKSHSLVNIEEGHASFGRRLLSGIDVVNPFDVERAIRQTKLFVELYHHFYLAVWEYYSNEHNPVLRTI; encoded by the coding sequence ATGGATTATGATAACGCCAGACCACGGCTTAATTGCGAATTGACGCTGCACAATGACATGCTCCACGCCAATAATGAGTTTGGCGAATTTAAGTTCCAGGAGTTACCGGTAGATAGCCAATCCGCCTATGATATTTTAGGTCAGATCAACGGGGAAACGACCACCCGTGAGTTGATCAATCAATGGAAAGCCAAAATAGAGCCAGAAGATTTGGTGCAACTTCTGGATGCCATGCAGGAGTTTGGCCTCGTTCTAAAAAATAATAGCGCATATATGAGCGGCAAAGCCGCCATGTTAGAGATAGAGGATGAGCAACACGCGTGGCTCCATGCCCTACTTTATAAAAATCCCCTTTGGGAAGCGCTTTCCCAACCGGCCGCCGTGCCCAAAAATGTCTATCTGGGCATGGCGATTGAAACTTACCATCTCCTGGCGCATGGCGCGGTATTTGACAGCCCAGCACTCTCATTCCAGGGTGCCAGACAAACGCGCAAAGAGATGAGTGAAGTATTCTGTGAAGAGAATGGTCACTATGAGATCTTTCTTTCCGCACTGATGGCCGAGGGTTTCACCAAAGAGGAGATCAGAAATAGCGTGCCTCTGGCTGAGACCAAAGGGTTGATTAATGCCTTGGCCTTTTGGTCAGCCAATGATCCCCTGTTCTTCTTTAGTTGCATGGAGATCATTGAAGGCAAAGACAATGAAGTCGATACCGTGGTCAATGCCATGGAAAGGTCTGGAAAGCTCTCACCCGAATTTGTCAAAAAAATAAAGTCTCACTCATTGGTCAATATTGAAGAGGGCCATGCCAGCTTTGGCCGCCGTCTCTTGTCTGGCATTGATGTAGTGAACCCATTTGACGTTGAGCGCGCCATTCGCCAGACCAAACTGTTTGTAGAACTCTACCACCACTTTTATCTTGCGGTGTGGGAGTACTATTCAAATGAGCACAACCCCGTTCTGCGTACCATTTAA
- a CDS encoding iron-containing redox enzyme family protein, producing MGFAIEYYHLVKMSAAIVSSSLSHNVSPAVRKELTKLFIEEYNHDEMMAECLSAVGIPESELLKRNPLPATFSANASLAVYARQHPLSFYSSLFLFETPSHEFNAALLQACKDKGLPEKFYKPILKHSDINEDGDHDLITLNLLKETPAISAEEQHTILVNVCNIIELLHKEDRQIVAHYADSDVPASSLSYSGLEAY from the coding sequence ATTGGCTTTGCCATCGAGTACTATCACCTGGTCAAAATGTCTGCCGCCATCGTCTCCTCATCCTTGAGCCACAACGTTTCGCCGGCCGTCAGAAAAGAGCTGACCAAACTCTTTATCGAAGAGTATAACCACGACGAGATGATGGCCGAGTGCCTGTCTGCGGTAGGGATACCCGAAAGCGAACTGCTCAAAAGAAATCCGCTGCCCGCCACGTTCTCCGCCAATGCCAGCCTGGCGGTCTATGCCCGGCAACATCCGTTAAGTTTTTATAGCTCCCTTTTCCTGTTTGAAACGCCCTCCCATGAGTTCAACGCGGCACTATTGCAAGCCTGTAAGGATAAGGGCCTGCCGGAGAAATTTTACAAACCGATCCTGAAGCACTCGGATATCAATGAAGATGGCGATCACGATTTAATTACCCTCAACCTGCTCAAAGAGACGCCCGCCATCTCCGCGGAGGAGCAGCACACCATTTTGGTCAATGTCTGTAATATCATTGAATTACTGCATAAAGAGGACAGGCAAATTGTGGCGCACTATGCCGACAGCGATGTGCCAGCGTCGAGCTTGTCATACTCTGGCCTGGAAGCCTATTAA
- a CDS encoding MFS transporter, protein MIASIKPTNLPAGSALLPLFVTHWLERLLFLSVSIVWPLKLVVQGHLTTPQAGLFYFILFSLFRASPILYAYLAKTVAREKIFLCGAVIESCAFLGMIFIQSPLLLMALAIFAGIGGGATSSMLLSFLEEVDKRAVSSGTTKSSHQVFNTHLLLINLAAVIAPLLAILAPAHYIASIMVLFAAFLFSARHIFRLTAGFDRGSEVEERKERAIDGKFLSEWLACLSVWAGCSVVYAILPSLDAHFLATEGVNFWLSFDAIIVTLLFFAMKRYDLFSENTPTNALKGLAAIFIALLIFYSGTRYFPLLVVAISLLSFGGYVAFGQLYGLAMATHFPARKTFYLSLLSMSGAIGEGGVQGLFWLTGSTQLTLFIVLLLVVAGMCPLLLLLLKGYKTRPVKP, encoded by the coding sequence ATGATTGCGTCTATTAAACCGACGAACTTACCCGCTGGTTCGGCGTTGCTGCCCCTGTTCGTTACCCACTGGCTGGAGCGACTGCTCTTTCTGTCGGTGAGCATTGTCTGGCCATTGAAGTTGGTGGTACAGGGCCATCTCACTACGCCGCAGGCGGGCCTCTTTTACTTTATCCTCTTTAGCCTGTTTAGAGCCTCCCCGATTCTCTACGCTTATCTGGCAAAAACCGTCGCCCGTGAAAAGATTTTTCTCTGTGGCGCGGTAATTGAGTCTTGCGCTTTTTTGGGGATGATATTCATCCAATCCCCGCTGTTGCTTATGGCATTGGCAATATTCGCTGGCATCGGGGGAGGCGCCACCTCCTCCATGTTGCTCTCTTTTTTGGAGGAGGTGGATAAAAGGGCCGTTTCCTCAGGCACCACAAAAAGCAGCCATCAGGTGTTCAATACCCATCTGTTATTGATCAATCTTGCGGCGGTAATTGCGCCCTTGTTAGCCATCCTGGCTCCTGCCCACTATATCGCCTCCATCATGGTGCTCTTTGCGGCGTTTCTCTTTAGCGCGCGCCATATCTTCCGGCTCACCGCTGGCTTTGATAGGGGAAGTGAGGTTGAGGAGAGAAAGGAGCGCGCCATTGACGGTAAATTCTTATCGGAGTGGCTTGCCTGCCTGTCCGTTTGGGCCGGGTGCTCGGTGGTATACGCGATTCTGCCGTCACTCGACGCCCATTTTCTGGCTACGGAGGGCGTCAATTTCTGGCTCTCCTTCGATGCGATTATCGTGACGTTGCTCTTTTTTGCCATGAAGAGATATGACCTGTTCAGCGAAAATACGCCGACCAATGCGTTGAAAGGGCTGGCTGCCATCTTCATCGCCCTGCTTATCTTCTACAGTGGCACCCGCTATTTTCCACTGCTGGTGGTCGCCATCTCGCTGCTCTCTTTTGGCGGTTATGTGGCATTTGGGCAACTGTATGGTTTGGCGATGGCTACGCATTTCCCTGCGCGAAAAACGTTCTACCTCTCGCTGCTCTCTATGTCCGGTGCCATTGGGGAAGGAGGAGTACAGGGCCTGTTTTGGCTGACAGGCAGTACACAGCTCACCCTTTTCATCGTGTTGCTGCTGGTGGTGGCTGGCATGTGCCCGCTACTCCTGCTGCTCCTGAAAGGCTATAAGACCCGCCCCGTGAAGCCCTGA
- a CDS encoding ABC transporter substrate-binding protein, with protein MLSPRVMNTSFAVLCCVGLLPATFAVSAADTAGIKMGVEPWLGYGQWHIAASQKLFAQQGLKQVEVINFAEDKDINAALASGQIDAANIATHTAIGMISAGLPVKIVLMLDQSNTADAMLGSKEIASLKDLKGKQVAYEEGTTSDILLRSALASAGLTYADIQPVPMPAASAGSAIIAGRVPVAVTYEPYLTAAKQGDAGLKMLYSGASDPGLISDVLVVREEFIAQHPEGIKALIKTWNSALDYYRANTQEGRAIIAKAVGASPAELDSAFDGVHYYSLADNKTLLSHDFTEKTFPHLLKAATEAGIVSQPVTPQQTIDASFVNGL; from the coding sequence ATGCTCTCTCCCCGCGTAATGAATACCTCCTTTGCCGTGCTGTGCTGCGTAGGGCTGCTGCCGGCAACCTTTGCCGTGTCGGCGGCGGACACGGCGGGCATTAAAATGGGCGTCGAGCCTTGGCTGGGGTATGGCCAGTGGCATATCGCCGCCAGCCAAAAGTTGTTTGCACAGCAGGGGCTAAAGCAGGTGGAGGTGATCAACTTTGCCGAAGACAAAGACATCAACGCTGCGCTGGCGAGCGGGCAGATTGACGCGGCCAATATCGCCACCCACACCGCCATCGGCATGATCTCGGCGGGTCTGCCGGTCAAAATCGTCCTGATGCTCGATCAGAGCAATACCGCTGACGCCATGCTCGGCAGCAAGGAGATCGCCAGCCTGAAGGATTTGAAGGGCAAGCAGGTCGCCTATGAGGAGGGCACCACCAGCGACATCCTGTTGCGCAGCGCGCTGGCCTCGGCGGGCCTGACCTATGCCGACATCCAACCGGTGCCAATGCCCGCCGCCTCGGCAGGCAGCGCAATCATTGCCGGGCGGGTGCCGGTAGCGGTCACCTATGAGCCTTACCTCACTGCCGCCAAACAGGGCGACGCTGGCCTGAAGATGCTCTACAGCGGTGCCTCCGATCCCGGCCTGATCAGTGACGTGCTGGTGGTGCGGGAGGAGTTCATCGCGCAGCACCCGGAGGGCATCAAGGCGCTGATCAAAACCTGGAACAGCGCGCTGGATTACTACCGGGCGAATACCCAAGAAGGGCGCGCCATCATCGCCAAGGCGGTCGGCGCGTCGCCAGCGGAACTGGATAGCGCCTTCGACGGCGTGCACTACTACTCCCTGGCAGATAACAAAACGCTGCTCTCCCATGACTTCACCGAGAAAACCTTCCCCCACCTGCTGAAGGCGGCCACCGAGGCGGGCATCGTCAGCCAGCCGGTGACGCCGCAACAGACCATCGACGCCAGCTTTGTTAACGGCCTGTAG
- a CDS encoding ABC transporter permease, whose amino-acid sequence MSSLELQSVNPRAKKRRRRHDLLTIGKTPSRAQFLTLSIAVFALLLLAWWLATASGAIKPLFLPGIERVWHQMVTLAANGTLLNDLESSLYRMAIAFAISSVMSIVIGVLAGCYGLVKAIVEPLVDFIRYMPVVAFVPLTILWTGTDDIQKFLVIWIGTFFQQVLMMIDAVKRVPPDFIGLGRTLGLPDRKILLRIVIPSALPAIWDALRISLGWAWTWLVLAELVASTSGLGYRIVVSQRYFQTDTIIGYILLLGLLGLITDQIMRAAERVLFRYNRRRS is encoded by the coding sequence ATGAGTTCGCTTGAACTGCAGAGTGTGAACCCGCGGGCCAAAAAGCGCCGTCGGCGCCATGACCTGCTGACCATCGGGAAGACGCCCAGCCGGGCGCAGTTCCTGACCCTCTCCATCGCGGTGTTCGCCCTGCTGCTGCTGGCCTGGTGGCTGGCGACGGCCAGCGGCGCCATCAAACCCCTCTTCCTGCCGGGCATTGAGCGGGTCTGGCACCAGATGGTGACGCTGGCGGCCAACGGCACGCTGCTCAATGACCTTGAGAGCAGCCTGTATCGCATGGCGATTGCGTTTGCCATTTCGTCGGTGATGTCGATTGTCATCGGCGTGCTGGCCGGCTGCTACGGGCTGGTCAAGGCCATCGTGGAGCCGCTGGTTGATTTTATCCGCTACATGCCGGTGGTGGCCTTCGTGCCGCTGACCATCCTGTGGACCGGCACGGATGACATCCAAAAATTCCTGGTGATCTGGATTGGCACCTTCTTCCAACAGGTGCTGATGATGATCGATGCGGTGAAGCGCGTGCCGCCGGATTTCATCGGGCTGGGCCGCACCCTCGGCTTGCCAGACCGCAAGATTTTGCTGCGCATCGTCATCCCCTCCGCCCTGCCGGCGATCTGGGACGCGCTGCGCATCAGCCTTGGCTGGGCGTGGACCTGGCTGGTGCTGGCGGAACTGGTCGCCTCCACCTCCGGGCTGGGCTACCGCATCGTGGTCTCCCAGCGCTACTTCCAGACCGACACCATTATCGGCTACATCCTGCTGCTGGGCCTGCTCGGGCTTATCACTGACCAGATCATGCGCGCCGCCGAGCGCGTGCTGTTCCGCTACAACCGGAGGCGCAGCTGA
- a CDS encoding ABC transporter ATP-binding protein, which yields MATLTINKLEKSFPSGATRHRVLRGIDLTLNDNEFVSIVGTSGCGKSTLLSIAAGLEEFDEGEVLVDGEPIQGAGLDRGVVFQSYTLLPWLTARGNIEFALKAAGTPANQCREIAQQHLELVKLGHAADRWPSELSGGMKQRVAIARALSYRPKILLMDEPFGALDAMTRHQMQQLLIEIWETHRLTVMFVTHDIEEAVWLSDRIVVMGPGHIDSTFDVGLPRPRHQNIQRVPAFMELQQDVLNRIHQHTLAH from the coding sequence ATGGCGACCCTGACAATCAACAAGCTGGAGAAGAGTTTCCCCTCAGGCGCGACCCGTCACCGGGTACTGCGCGGCATCGACCTGACGCTGAATGACAATGAGTTCGTCTCAATCGTCGGCACCTCCGGCTGCGGCAAAAGTACCCTGCTGTCGATTGCCGCGGGGCTGGAGGAGTTCGACGAGGGCGAAGTGCTGGTCGATGGCGAGCCTATCCAGGGGGCCGGGCTGGATCGCGGCGTGGTGTTCCAGTCCTATACCCTGCTGCCGTGGCTGACGGCGCGCGGCAACATCGAATTTGCCCTGAAAGCGGCGGGCACCCCCGCCAACCAGTGCCGCGAGATCGCCCAGCAGCATCTGGAACTGGTGAAGCTTGGCCACGCCGCCGATCGCTGGCCCAGCGAGCTATCTGGCGGCATGAAGCAGCGGGTGGCCATTGCCCGCGCGCTCTCCTACCGGCCAAAAATCCTGCTGATGGATGAGCCGTTCGGCGCCCTCGACGCCATGACGCGCCACCAGATGCAGCAGTTGCTGATTGAGATCTGGGAGACGCACCGGCTGACGGTGATGTTCGTCACCCATGACATTGAAGAGGCGGTCTGGCTCTCCGATCGCATTGTGGTGATGGGGCCGGGTCATATCGACTCGACGTTCGACGTCGGCCTGCCGCGCCCGCGCCATCAGAACATCCAGCGCGTCCCGGCGTTCATGGAACTCCAGCAGGACGTGCTCAACCGCATCCACCAACACACCCTGGCCCACTGA
- the hisD gene encoding histidinol dehydrogenase: MSVSFHDLSASAQLPAALFTRTESDLSFFAGKVQPIIEAVREEGDRALIRFGREFDGVQPDTFPLRAQEHEFDQAFQRLAPEVIEAIRYAVENVRAFHEAQKPEEMWWKEMRPGAFAGDRHVPIDAVACYVPRGKGSFPSVLIMTTVPAVVAGVPRAVVITPPGPDGTVDDATLVAARLVGITEVYKCGGAQGVAAVAYGTESVPKCLKIVGPGSPWVVAAKRQLSHLIDPGVPAGPSESLILADDSVSGALAALDLLIESEHGPDSSAYLVTSSRRVAEEAMAALPGYWAQIGEKRARFSQQVLGGQHGGVVLTKDFATAVAFVNQYAPEHLEILAEEPMAVMPQIRNAGEILLGPHTPIALGNFVLGPNAVLPTNGAAKTAGPLSVFDYMKRISVGYVTRAGYQELATQAKRLAEYEGFPGHALAVSGLRHALLKEGHHE; encoded by the coding sequence ATGTCTGTCTCATTCCACGATCTGTCGGCCTCGGCGCAGTTGCCGGCGGCGCTGTTCACCCGCACCGAGTCCGATCTCTCTTTCTTCGCTGGCAAGGTGCAACCGATCATTGAGGCGGTGCGCGAAGAGGGCGACCGGGCGCTGATCCGCTTTGGCCGCGAGTTTGACGGCGTCCAGCCGGACACTTTCCCGCTGCGCGCGCAGGAGCACGAGTTTGACCAGGCGTTCCAGCGGCTGGCGCCGGAGGTGATTGAGGCGATCCGCTATGCGGTGGAGAACGTGCGGGCCTTCCATGAGGCGCAGAAGCCCGAGGAGATGTGGTGGAAGGAGATGCGGCCGGGCGCGTTTGCCGGCGATCGGCATGTGCCGATTGATGCGGTGGCCTGCTATGTGCCGCGCGGCAAAGGCTCCTTCCCCAGCGTCTTGATCATGACCACCGTGCCCGCCGTGGTTGCCGGGGTGCCGCGCGCGGTGGTGATCACGCCGCCCGGCCCGGATGGCACGGTGGATGACGCAACGCTGGTGGCCGCGCGGCTGGTCGGCATCACGGAGGTCTACAAGTGCGGCGGCGCGCAGGGCGTGGCAGCGGTGGCCTACGGCACCGAGAGCGTGCCGAAGTGCCTGAAAATCGTCGGCCCCGGCAGCCCGTGGGTGGTGGCGGCGAAGCGCCAGCTCTCCCACCTGATCGATCCGGGCGTGCCAGCTGGCCCCAGCGAAAGTCTGATCCTGGCGGATGACTCCGTGAGCGGCGCGCTGGCGGCGCTGGATCTGCTGATTGAGTCCGAGCATGGGCCAGACTCCTCCGCCTATCTGGTCACCTCGAGCCGCCGGGTGGCGGAGGAGGCGATGGCAGCACTGCCCGGCTACTGGGCGCAGATTGGCGAGAAGCGCGCCCGCTTCTCCCAGCAGGTGCTGGGTGGCCAGCACGGCGGCGTGGTGCTGACCAAGGATTTCGCCACCGCCGTGGCATTCGTCAACCAATATGCGCCGGAGCACCTCGAGATCCTCGCCGAGGAGCCGATGGCAGTGATGCCCCAGATCCGCAACGCCGGTGAAATCCTGCTCGGCCCACATACGCCGATTGCGCTCGGCAACTTTGTGCTGGGGCCAAACGCGGTGCTGCCGACCAACGGTGCCGCCAAAACGGCCGGGCCGCTCTCGGTGTTCGACTATATGAAACGCATCTCCGTCGGCTACGTTACCCGCGCTGGCTATCAGGAACTGGCGACGCAGGCGAAGCGGCTGGCGGAGTATGAGGGCTTCCCCGGCCATGCCCTGGCGGTCTCCGGGTTGCGGCACGCGCTGCTGAAGGAGGGCCACCATGAGTGA
- a CDS encoding zinc-binding dehydrogenase: MRAVQLYGIGQLAVGTKAAPRLAPGQVRVRVRAAGICGSDIHNYRTGKWLATLPVTPGHELFGEVLEAAADVTGFAPGSRVVADSRVWCGQCEACQQNAHNLCASLGFVGEVCDGGFAEQVVLPARSLLPVPEAVPDDVAVLSEPLGVALRVLNQLRAPPGSRVRVAGGGTIGGLVALLLRRTGQCRVQLSEPNAERRARLAALVPLEEASPYDFAVEATGQMAVLRELVAGIRPGGRIALVGIFHHVAELDCNLLVEREITLTGCSVFRDEQRQALGLMAGMAEDLRTLMAPPVPLEAVPAAYEALIAGRSSYLKTVVAP; encoded by the coding sequence ATGAGGGCGGTACAACTGTATGGGATTGGGCAACTGGCCGTGGGGACGAAAGCCGCCCCGCGGCTCGCGCCCGGCCAGGTGCGCGTTCGGGTGCGGGCAGCGGGCATCTGCGGTTCGGACATCCACAACTACCGCACCGGGAAGTGGCTGGCTACCCTGCCGGTGACGCCAGGCCATGAGCTGTTTGGCGAGGTGCTGGAGGCGGCGGCGGACGTGACCGGGTTCGCGCCGGGCAGCCGGGTGGTGGCTGACTCTCGCGTCTGGTGCGGCCAGTGCGAAGCGTGCCAGCAGAATGCGCACAACCTGTGCGCCTCACTGGGCTTTGTCGGCGAGGTGTGTGACGGAGGGTTCGCTGAGCAGGTGGTACTGCCCGCGCGCAGCCTGTTGCCGGTGCCAGAGGCAGTGCCCGACGATGTGGCGGTGCTAAGCGAGCCGCTCGGCGTGGCGCTCAGGGTGCTCAACCAGCTGCGCGCGCCGCCGGGCAGCCGGGTACGCGTTGCCGGTGGCGGCACCATCGGCGGGCTGGTGGCGCTGCTGCTGCGCCGCACCGGCCAGTGCCGGGTTCAGCTGAGTGAGCCAAATGCCGAGCGGCGCGCGCGTCTGGCGGCGTTGGTGCCGCTGGAGGAGGCCAGCCCGTACGATTTTGCCGTCGAGGCGACCGGCCAGATGGCGGTGCTACGGGAGCTGGTGGCGGGCATCCGCCCCGGCGGGCGCATCGCGCTGGTGGGGATCTTCCACCATGTCGCCGAGCTGGATTGCAATCTGCTGGTGGAGCGCGAAATCACCCTGACAGGCTGTAGCGTCTTTCGCGATGAGCAGCGGCAGGCGCTGGGGCTGATGGCGGGTATGGCGGAGGATCTGCGCACGCTGATGGCACCCCCCGTCCCGCTGGAGGCGGTGCCAGCGGCCTACGAGGCGCTGATCGCTGGCCGCTCCTCCTACCTGAAAACAGTGGTGGCCCCATGA
- a CDS encoding glucose 1-dehydrogenase, producing the protein MTVMARFSLQGKRAVVTGGTRGIGFALACALAEAGAAVTITGRQPATLATAVAALRAQGHQAEGRVLDVTQTAAIRHCLSDLGEVDILINNAGMEQICPSLDADEALWQSIIDTNLRGAFFCAQTVARGMAQRQGGTIINLCSLTSAVGVPGAAAYGSSKSGLAGLTRALSTEWAAQGIRVNGIAPGYFETEMTAVFYQDEAWVRGMQARIPLGRFGELEDLAGAVVFLSSPAARYITGQILYVDGGYLAAI; encoded by the coding sequence ATGACGGTGATGGCGCGTTTCTCCCTGCAAGGCAAACGGGCGGTGGTCACCGGCGGCACCCGTGGCATTGGTTTTGCCCTCGCCTGCGCGCTGGCCGAGGCAGGCGCGGCGGTGACCATTACTGGGCGGCAGCCCGCCACGCTGGCGACGGCGGTGGCCGCGCTGCGGGCGCAGGGGCATCAGGCCGAGGGCCGCGTGCTGGATGTCACCCAGACCGCCGCGATCCGCCACTGTCTCAGCGACTTGGGCGAGGTGGACATTCTCATCAACAATGCTGGCATGGAGCAGATCTGCCCCTCGCTGGACGCGGATGAGGCGCTCTGGCAGAGCATCATCGACACCAACCTGCGGGGTGCCTTCTTCTGCGCCCAGACGGTGGCGCGCGGCATGGCCCAACGGCAGGGCGGTACCATCATCAACCTCTGCTCGCTGACCAGCGCGGTGGGCGTGCCCGGCGCGGCCGCCTATGGCAGCTCCAAATCCGGGCTGGCCGGGCTGACCCGCGCCCTGAGCACCGAATGGGCGGCGCAGGGCATCCGGGTCAACGGCATCGCGCCGGGCTATTTTGAGACGGAGATGACGGCGGTGTTCTATCAGGATGAGGCGTGGGTGCGCGGGATGCAGGCCCGCATCCCGCTCGGGCGCTTTGGGGAGCTGGAGGATCTGGCCGGGGCGGTGGTCTTCCTTAGCTCGCCTGCCGCACGCTACATCACCGGCCAGATCCTCTATGTGGATGGCGGTTATCTGGCCGCCATCTGA